A portion of the Stigmatella aurantiaca DW4/3-1 genome contains these proteins:
- a CDS encoding S8 family peptidase, with product MTTVSKLPPASRPTPSSRSETETPRPAAAAAPARAEVRPPVDGFDGAPAARANFVDRPGKNTFVDRPTGLRPTSAPSAAPERASVASLKGPSNVDAKPPVKPSGPPVVAIFDGGVDTKHTDLDGALWTNPGEVEGDGIDNDGNGIKDDIHGFNVGFNSGDPMQGAGTDHGTHVAGIIAAEDNGKGNTGVAAGKAQVLSVGGLYDGADLLTNFERSVDYVVDLKNKGANIRAVNASFGDEYRDAASQKRWNAAVQKLADADILLVAATANGNGSNMNNVKDFPANVDLPNVITVASMDKKNDKLASYSSHGDKVVELAAVGEDVLSTVPGNRWEEMSGTSMATPRVAATAALMFAENPNLTAAQVRDMLVKTVEVDPDLKGKVSTGGKLDIEAAVAAARASAAAAFAAR from the coding sequence ATGACCACCGTTTCCAAGCTTCCCCCCGCCTCCCGCCCCACGCCGTCCTCCCGTTCCGAGACGGAAACGCCTCGTCCCGCCGCTGCCGCCGCCCCGGCGCGCGCGGAGGTTCGCCCCCCCGTGGATGGCTTTGATGGGGCCCCGGCGGCGCGCGCGAACTTCGTGGATCGCCCCGGCAAGAACACCTTCGTGGACCGGCCCACGGGCTTGCGCCCCACCTCGGCGCCCAGCGCCGCGCCGGAGCGCGCGTCGGTGGCCTCGCTGAAGGGCCCGTCCAACGTGGACGCGAAGCCGCCGGTCAAGCCCTCGGGCCCGCCCGTCGTCGCCATCTTCGACGGTGGGGTGGACACCAAGCACACCGACCTGGATGGGGCCCTGTGGACCAACCCGGGCGAGGTGGAAGGCGATGGCATCGACAACGACGGCAACGGCATCAAGGACGACATCCACGGCTTCAACGTGGGCTTCAACTCGGGTGATCCGATGCAGGGGGCCGGCACGGACCACGGCACGCACGTGGCGGGCATCATCGCCGCCGAGGACAACGGCAAGGGCAACACCGGCGTGGCCGCGGGCAAGGCGCAGGTCCTCTCGGTGGGCGGGCTGTACGACGGCGCTGACCTGCTGACGAACTTCGAGCGCTCCGTGGACTACGTGGTGGACCTGAAGAACAAGGGCGCCAACATCCGCGCGGTGAACGCCAGCTTCGGCGACGAGTACCGCGACGCGGCCTCGCAGAAGCGCTGGAACGCCGCGGTGCAGAAGCTGGCGGATGCGGACATCCTGCTGGTGGCGGCCACCGCCAACGGCAACGGCAGCAACATGAACAACGTGAAGGACTTCCCGGCCAACGTGGATCTGCCCAACGTCATCACCGTGGCCTCCATGGACAAGAAGAACGACAAGCTGGCCAGCTACTCGTCGCACGGCGACAAGGTCGTCGAGCTGGCCGCCGTGGGCGAGGACGTGTTGAGCACCGTGCCCGGCAACCGCTGGGAGGAGATGAGCGGCACCTCCATGGCCACCCCGCGCGTGGCGGCCACCGCGGCGCTGATGTTCGCGGAGAATCCGAACCTGACGGCGGCCCAGGTGCGCGACATGCTGGTGAAGACGGTGGAGGTGGATCCGGATCTCAAGGGCAAGGTGAGCACCGGCGGCAAGCTGGACATCGAGGCCGCCGTGGCCGCCGCCCGCGCCTCAGCGGCCGCTGCCTTCGCCGCCCGCTAG